The Magnetococcales bacterium genomic interval CCTGCTCTTTTTTGTCTGGCTGATGCGGTTCGGCACAATCCGGGCAGACACGGCGTACCAGACGCTGGGAAAGAATGGCCAGGAGGGAGTCTGCCACGGCATACCCTTCGATGCCCATGTCGATCATGCGCACCGGGGTGCGGGCGGCATCGTTGGTGTGGAGGGTGGAGAGGACCATGTGTCCGGTCAGGGCGGCGCGCACGGCGATTTCCGCTGTTTCCTTGTCGCGCATTTCTCCCACCAGGATGACATCCGGATCCTGACGCAGGGCGGTGCGCAAGACCGTGGCAAAGTTCCAGCCAATCTTGCTCATCACCTGGACCTGATTGACGCGCGGCAGGCGGTATTCGACAGGATCTTCCACGGTGATCAATTTGCGATCCGGGGTGTTGAGTTCATTCAGCGCCCCGTACAGGGTGGTGGTTTTCCCGGATCCTGTGGGTCCCGTCACCAGGATCATGCCATGCGGGTGTGACAACAGGCGCTGCAATCGTTCCAGATATTCATTGGGCAGGCCGATGGCTTTCAGACTCAGATTGTTATGGGACTGATCGAGGAGACGCATCACCACGGATTCGCCACCCTGGGTGGGCATGGTGGATACGCGCACATCCATGTGTTTGTCGCGCACCGTCATGTGAAAGCGCCCGTCCTGAGCCAGGCGGCGTTCGGAAATTTCCATGCCGCCCATCAACTTGATTTTGGAGATCAAGGCGGGGGCGATGCGCTTCATGTTGAGGATGCGTTCCAGCAGGCTGCCATCGACGCGCTGCCGGATGCGCAGGACATGCTGGTCTGGCTCGATATGAATGTCCGAGGCTCCCATCCGCACGGCGTCATCAAACAGGGATTGAATGATCTTGACCACGGGGGCATCGGAACTGACGCCCATGGAACCATCGGCATTGGCATCCAGACCCGATTCCGCCACCTCTTCCGCCAGCTCTTCGGCAAAGTTTTGCAGGGCAGCCTCATTGCGGTAATGTTGATTGAGGCTGCGTTGGAGGTCGTCGTGGTTGACAACGGCCAGGACCACGGGGCGGCGCAACAAATCGGAAATTTCGTCCGAGGCGTACAGATCCGTGGGATCGGACATGCCGACCAGGACGCCCCAGGGGGTGTCCATCAGGACGATGACACTGAAACGGCGGGCCACTTCTTCGGGTATCAGGCGAACGGTTTCCGTGTTCAGGTGGAAGGTTTTCAGATCCACGACCAGCAGTTCAAAGCGCATGGTGAGAAAACGAAACAGGCTTTCCTCCCAGACCTGTCCCAGGTCGGCAACGTTTGCTGTGGCTTTGTTGCTTCCTGGCGGGCAATTTTGCAGGAGTTTTTCTGTCAGGGATCCGACCGGA includes:
- a CDS encoding type II/IV secretion system protein encodes the protein MSVTQEQLRQILVLRDHGATTDGRSVLMLGFTSEESLPGLLRSPETSLAFRELDTLRVGDLLVENESSFPVGSLTEKLLQNCPPGSNKATANVADLGQVWEESLFRFLTMRFELLVVDLKTFHLNTETVRLIPEEVARRFSVIVLMDTPWGVLVGMSDPTDLYASDEISDLLRRPVVLAVVNHDDLQRSLNQHYRNEAALQNFAEELAEEVAESGLDANADGSMGVSSDAPVVKIIQSLFDDAVRMGASDIHIEPDQHVLRIRQRVDGSLLERILNMKRIAPALISKIKLMGGMEISERRLAQDGRFHMTVRDKHMDVRVSTMPTQGGESVVMRLLDQSHNNLSLKAIGLPNEYLERLQRLLSHPHGMILVTGPTGSGKTTTLYGALNELNTPDRKLITVEDPVEYRLPRVNQVQVMSKIGWNFATVLRTALRQDPDVILVGEMRDKETAEIAVRAALTGHMVLSTLHTNDAARTPVRMIDMGIEGYAVADSLLAILSQRLVRRVCPDCAEPHQPDKKEQAWLARLPQMPNLGNNLIEGKGCAKCNESGFRGRVAVIELLEMNTNLANFLRSGDTRGFLEATKIQPDFEPLHIVATHYAYAGRTTLSEAIRLCPSPELVPNHPQSGSQTSATMMKGAA